The following are encoded together in the Salmonella enterica subsp. enterica serovar Choleraesuis genome:
- a CDS encoding alcohol dehydrogenase: MMNQFAIGPQVRFGVNALEGVADMPARQALLITDKSMVKFGMADRIISAWHQRNVAWQMFDDVLPDPDVAQLVRGMKVMDSHWPELLVALGGGSVIDAAKAMLFMLCQKYPQRPRPQFVAIPTTSGTGSEVTSFSVVTAEGEKQVLVDDFMLPDVAILDPTLVSSVPPGVTADTGMDVLCHALEAYVSRNASDFSDALAEKAVRLVFDWLPGCWRQGNSLDARAKMHSASCIAGMAFTNAGLGITHSLAHALGAAFHIPHGRANALLMAHVVAFNAGFSGCCDNSAARRYAALAGMLGLPAATTREGVASLLLAITTLRDSLEIPASLSAAGIGREALEARLPEMVALAGADRCTPTNPLAVDARTLTALYRHAFAGTPFNAM; encoded by the coding sequence GTGATGAATCAGTTTGCTATCGGGCCTCAGGTGCGATTTGGCGTGAATGCGCTGGAAGGCGTCGCGGATATGCCCGCCCGCCAGGCGCTGTTGATTACCGACAAATCGATGGTGAAGTTCGGTATGGCCGACCGCATCATCTCAGCCTGGCACCAGCGCAATGTGGCCTGGCAGATGTTTGACGATGTACTGCCAGACCCGGATGTGGCCCAACTGGTGCGCGGTATGAAAGTGATGGATAGCCACTGGCCTGAGCTGCTGGTGGCGCTGGGTGGTGGTTCGGTTATCGATGCCGCCAAAGCCATGTTGTTTATGCTGTGCCAGAAGTATCCACAGCGCCCGCGTCCGCAGTTTGTCGCTATTCCTACGACCAGCGGCACCGGTTCAGAAGTGACGTCGTTTTCGGTGGTCACTGCTGAAGGGGAAAAGCAGGTACTGGTGGATGACTTTATGCTGCCGGATGTCGCCATTCTTGATCCGACGCTGGTCAGCTCGGTGCCGCCAGGCGTGACTGCAGATACCGGTATGGATGTGCTTTGCCACGCCCTGGAGGCATACGTATCACGCAACGCAAGTGACTTTAGCGATGCGCTGGCAGAGAAAGCCGTGCGGCTGGTATTTGACTGGCTGCCGGGATGCTGGCGTCAGGGTAATAGCCTGGATGCCAGAGCCAAAATGCACAGCGCCTCCTGCATTGCGGGCATGGCCTTTACGAATGCCGGTCTGGGCATTACCCACAGTCTGGCCCACGCGCTGGGTGCCGCTTTTCATATTCCCCATGGCCGGGCCAATGCACTGCTAATGGCCCATGTGGTGGCCTTTAATGCCGGTTTTTCCGGATGCTGTGATAACTCAGCCGCCCGTCGCTATGCGGCGCTGGCCGGAATGCTGGGACTGCCGGCGGCAACAACCCGGGAAGGGGTTGCAAGCCTGCTGCTGGCTATCACCACTCTGCGGGATTCTCTGGAAATTCCTGCATCACTGAGCGCTGCCGGAATCGGACGCGAGGCTTTAGAAGCGCGCCTACCGGAAATGGTGGCGCTGGCCGGGGCAGATCGCTGCACCCCGACGAATCCGCTGGCGGTTGACGCCAGAACCCTAACTGCGCTGTATCGCCACGCCTTCGCGGGCACCCCGTTTAATGCCATGTAA
- the cutC gene encoding choline trimethylamine-lyase gives MSQYTITPRVRVLAERMLSHSCALSTEHAALLSQIDGDIAGTPHAVKPARRFLALMKNFPAHVEPDELIVGSACSTPHGAIFHDDATRQRPSVFQFLNLNDAHASPDYMMVIGTGVQAIKDRFESRIHALGSAVSRAGMDEVNACKSAVYACDALLTLAGRLADNAQALAGRETNAYRKAELMESAEILRRVPAYPAQTFKEACQAFYLFQLAILLDNDGYAQNPQGFDVALLPWYQRDIESGRLTEAQACELVESLWLKLAALSEVRVSAPQAGYPMFDALCRGVADEKAWELNPLSALLLNARRNLMNFNGVLQVKLYAGTSGYSSSTMPASAPQASADLMEGLTPRLQRLRNRYLEARPSVSVYRALAFTEVTKANPGLPTILLRAKAFRRACETAPILIQDEELIVGHPCGKARAGAFSPDIAWRWVRDELDTMSTRPQDPFEISEEVKRTIREEIVPFWEGRSLDEICEAQYREAGVWAFSGETFVSDLSYHQINGGGDTCPGYDVLLFTKGMNGIKAEAEAHLAALSMENPDDIDRIYYYKSAIETCEGVVAYAHRIAEHARTLAAQEQDPQRRAELLTIAEVNYNVPANPPKTFQEALQSVWTVESLFEVEENQTGLSLGRMDQYCLPMYEADIASGRLTRETALELMQAFIIKCAELMWMSSEAGAKYFAGYQPFINLTIGGQKRSGGDACNELTYLMMDAVRFVKVYQPSLACRIHNQSPQKYMEKIVDVVKAGMGFPACHFDDSHIKMMLRKGFDFEDARDYCLMGCVEPQKSGRIYQWTSTGYTQWPIAIEFVLNRGRMVLFDSYQGLDTGDLRELTTFEAFDQAVKQQIAHIVRLSAIGTVISQRVHRDLAPKPLMSLLVEGCMEKGKDVAAGGAMVNHGPGLIFSGLATYVDSMAAIRKLVFEDRKYTLEQIRDALLANFEGFEALRRDCLNAPKYGNDNDYVDQYALDITEWTERECRQYKMLYSTLSHGTLSISNNTPIGELTNATPNGRLAWMPLSDGISPTQGADTHGPTAVIKSVSKMNVETMNIGMVHNFKFLKGLLDTREGRNGLITLLRTASILGNGQMQFSYVDNEVLKKAQQEPEKYRDLIVRVAGYSAYFVELCKEVQDEIISRTVIEEF, from the coding sequence ATGAGTCAATATACGATAACCCCTCGGGTACGAGTGCTGGCCGAAAGAATGTTGAGCCACAGCTGCGCCCTTAGCACCGAACACGCTGCGTTACTGAGTCAGATTGATGGTGATATTGCCGGAACGCCTCATGCGGTAAAACCGGCGCGTCGTTTCCTGGCGCTGATGAAAAACTTCCCGGCCCACGTGGAGCCAGATGAGCTGATTGTTGGTAGCGCCTGTTCGACGCCGCACGGTGCGATTTTCCATGACGATGCTACCCGTCAGCGCCCTTCGGTATTCCAGTTCCTGAACCTGAATGATGCCCACGCATCGCCAGACTATATGATGGTTATCGGCACCGGCGTGCAGGCGATTAAAGACCGCTTTGAAAGCCGGATCCACGCTTTAGGCAGTGCGGTTAGCCGGGCCGGTATGGATGAAGTTAATGCATGCAAAAGCGCTGTTTATGCCTGTGACGCTTTACTGACACTGGCTGGCCGTCTGGCGGATAACGCTCAGGCTTTAGCCGGACGTGAAACAAATGCTTATCGCAAAGCCGAATTAATGGAGAGCGCGGAAATTCTGCGCCGGGTACCGGCTTATCCTGCTCAGACCTTCAAAGAGGCCTGCCAGGCGTTTTATCTATTCCAGCTGGCAATTTTATTGGATAACGATGGTTATGCACAGAACCCTCAAGGCTTCGACGTAGCTTTACTGCCGTGGTATCAGCGCGATATTGAAAGCGGCCGTTTGACCGAAGCTCAGGCCTGCGAGCTGGTGGAGTCTCTGTGGCTCAAACTGGCGGCATTGAGTGAAGTTCGGGTGTCTGCGCCGCAGGCGGGTTATCCGATGTTTGACGCGCTGTGCCGTGGGGTGGCTGATGAAAAGGCGTGGGAGTTGAATCCGCTGTCTGCATTGTTGCTGAATGCCCGCCGCAATCTGATGAATTTTAATGGTGTGTTGCAGGTGAAACTGTATGCCGGTACCTCAGGTTACAGCTCCTCAACTATGCCAGCATCGGCACCACAGGCCAGCGCCGACCTGATGGAAGGATTAACCCCGCGACTGCAGCGCCTGCGTAATCGCTACCTGGAAGCACGCCCAAGCGTTTCGGTTTACCGCGCGCTGGCTTTCACCGAAGTGACTAAGGCTAACCCAGGCCTGCCAACCATTCTGCTGCGGGCCAAAGCATTCCGGCGCGCCTGTGAAACCGCTCCTATCCTTATCCAGGATGAAGAGCTGATTGTCGGGCATCCGTGCGGTAAAGCGCGCGCAGGCGCATTCTCGCCGGATATCGCCTGGCGCTGGGTGCGCGATGAACTCGATACCATGAGCACCCGCCCACAGGATCCTTTTGAAATTAGCGAAGAAGTTAAACGGACGATCCGCGAAGAGATCGTGCCATTCTGGGAAGGCCGATCGCTGGATGAGATCTGTGAAGCGCAATACCGCGAGGCCGGCGTATGGGCATTTAGCGGCGAAACCTTTGTCAGCGATCTCTCTTATCACCAGATCAATGGCGGTGGTGATACCTGTCCGGGTTATGACGTTCTGTTGTTCACCAAAGGCATGAACGGTATTAAAGCCGAAGCAGAAGCGCATCTGGCGGCTCTGAGCATGGAAAATCCGGATGATATCGATAGGATCTACTACTACAAGTCGGCTATCGAAACCTGTGAGGGCGTAGTGGCCTATGCGCATCGCATCGCTGAGCATGCCCGTACTCTGGCCGCTCAGGAGCAGGATCCGCAGCGTCGCGCCGAGCTGCTGACCATTGCCGAGGTAAACTACAACGTTCCGGCAAATCCGCCGAAAACATTCCAGGAAGCATTGCAAAGCGTCTGGACGGTCGAATCCCTGTTTGAAGTAGAAGAGAACCAGACCGGACTGTCGCTGGGACGTATGGATCAGTATTGCTTGCCAATGTACGAAGCCGATATCGCTTCCGGTCGTCTGACCCGTGAAACTGCGCTGGAACTGATGCAGGCCTTTATCATCAAATGTGCTGAATTGATGTGGATGTCCAGCGAGGCGGGAGCGAAATACTTCGCCGGTTATCAGCCGTTTATCAACCTTACCATTGGCGGCCAGAAGCGCAGCGGGGGCGATGCCTGTAATGAACTGACCTATCTGATGATGGATGCGGTGCGCTTTGTGAAGGTGTATCAGCCATCGCTGGCCTGCCGTATTCACAACCAGTCACCGCAGAAATATATGGAGAAAATTGTTGATGTGGTGAAAGCGGGGATGGGCTTCCCGGCCTGCCATTTCGATGACTCTCATATCAAGATGATGCTGCGTAAAGGCTTCGATTTTGAAGATGCGCGGGATTACTGCCTGATGGGCTGCGTAGAGCCGCAGAAATCCGGGCGTATCTATCAGTGGACTTCTACCGGTTACACCCAGTGGCCGATTGCCATCGAGTTTGTGCTTAACCGAGGCCGGATGGTGCTGTTCGATAGTTATCAGGGGCTGGATACCGGCGACCTGCGCGAGCTGACTACCTTTGAGGCCTTCGACCAGGCGGTGAAACAGCAGATAGCGCATATCGTTCGGCTGTCGGCTATAGGGACGGTTATCAGCCAGCGCGTACATCGTGATTTAGCGCCTAAACCGCTGATGTCTCTGCTGGTGGAAGGCTGCATGGAAAAAGGGAAAGACGTAGCGGCCGGGGGCGCGATGGTTAACCACGGGCCGGGGCTTATCTTCTCTGGTCTGGCGACTTACGTGGATTCGATGGCGGCGATTCGCAAGCTGGTGTTCGAAGACCGTAAATATACTCTGGAGCAGATTCGCGATGCGCTGCTGGCAAACTTCGAAGGTTTTGAAGCGCTGCGCCGCGATTGCCTGAATGCGCCGAAGTATGGCAACGATAATGATTATGTTGACCAGTATGCGCTGGACATTACCGAGTGGACCGAGCGCGAGTGTCGCCAGTATAAGATGCTCTATTCCACCTTAAGCCACGGCACCCTGTCTATTTCTAACAACACACCAATTGGCGAGCTGACTAACGCCACGCCAAACGGCCGCCTGGCCTGGATGCCACTTTCTGATGGTATCAGCCCGACTCAAGGGGCAGACACTCATGGACCAACCGCGGTAATTAAGTCGGTCAGTAAGATGAATGTTGAAACCATGAACATCGGTATGGTTCACAACTTCAAATTCCTCAAAGGGTTACTGGATACCCGCGAAGGCCGAAACGGACTCATTACGCTGTTGCGTACCGCATCTATTCTGGGCAACGGTCAGATGCAGTTCAGCTATGTCGATAATGAAGTCCTGAAAAAAGCTCAGCAGGAGCCAGAGAAATATCGAGACCTGATTGTTCGCGTGGCCGGTTATAGCGCTTATTTCGTCGAACTATGCAAAGAGGTTCAGGATGAAATTATCAGCCGTACGGTAATCGAGGAATTCTAA
- a CDS encoding ethanolamine utilization protein EutN has product MILAKVTGHVVATQKCAELRGSNLLLITALDDALQPREDKTWVAVDSVGAGLNDIVLAEARFALTPERFRAMSIVAIVENVFREQPGGKR; this is encoded by the coding sequence ATGATTCTTGCAAAAGTGACCGGGCATGTCGTAGCCACGCAGAAATGCGCCGAGCTACGGGGCAGCAATCTGTTGCTTATCACGGCGCTGGACGATGCGCTTCAGCCGCGAGAGGACAAAACCTGGGTAGCGGTAGATAGCGTGGGTGCGGGGTTAAATGACATCGTGCTGGCCGAGGCGCGGTTTGCACTGACCCCCGAGCGTTTTAGAGCGATGTCGATTGTCGCCATTGTTGAAAATGTATTTCGCGAGCAGCCGGGAGGAAAGCGGTGA
- a CDS encoding BMC domain-containing protein, whose product MKSLGVIETRGLVAAIQAADVACKTAGVELMGYRKVGSGLVTLCLEGEVSAVHAAIESGVRILEGKHPVSSLIIARPESCVVDFLTTLKGCPAPQQVISEVGTHSQSTALDIESTPVSDKPTLPSQQPEKQPPVAPVPAANPTAKKGKKS is encoded by the coding sequence ATGAAAAGTTTAGGCGTGATAGAGACCCGCGGTCTGGTGGCCGCGATTCAGGCGGCAGATGTGGCCTGCAAAACGGCGGGCGTGGAGCTGATGGGGTATCGCAAGGTTGGATCCGGGCTGGTCACCCTCTGTCTGGAAGGCGAGGTCAGTGCGGTTCATGCGGCAATTGAGAGTGGGGTGCGGATACTGGAAGGCAAGCATCCGGTGAGTTCGCTGATTATTGCCCGTCCGGAATCATGCGTTGTGGATTTTCTAACTACATTAAAAGGCTGCCCGGCTCCGCAGCAAGTTATAAGTGAAGTTGGCACTCACTCTCAATCTACAGCTTTGGACATCGAGTCGACTCCGGTATCGGACAAGCCCACGCTCCCTTCCCAACAGCCTGAAAAGCAGCCCCCGGTAGCGCCAGTACCTGCTGCAAATCCAACGGCTAAAAAAGGGAAGAAATCATAA
- a CDS encoding phosphate propanoyltransferase: MDSQLKAQIDALLGAGAKQSHTSSATIPVGISNRHVHLSQADVETLFGTGYRLTELKALRQPGQFAAEECVTVVGPKGSLTRVRVLGPVRTRTQLEISRADAYALGISAPLRESGDLAGAGDALLIGPKGHVALSGQVICAWRHIHLSPTEAAQLGLNHGQRVQVVSTGERALTFDQVVVRVHPDFSLEFHIDTEEANAAGLRNGDRVAVAG; encoded by the coding sequence ATGGACAGCCAGCTTAAAGCTCAGATTGATGCTCTGCTTGGCGCTGGTGCAAAGCAAAGCCATACATCCTCCGCAACTATCCCGGTGGGTATTTCTAACCGTCACGTTCATTTGAGCCAGGCTGATGTTGAGACGCTTTTCGGTACGGGTTACCGGCTGACCGAGCTCAAAGCGCTGCGCCAGCCCGGTCAGTTTGCGGCAGAAGAGTGTGTGACCGTCGTAGGGCCAAAAGGCTCTTTGACCCGAGTTCGGGTCCTCGGCCCGGTACGTACTCGTACCCAGCTTGAGATTTCACGCGCCGATGCTTATGCGCTGGGGATAAGTGCGCCGCTGCGTGAGTCCGGTGATTTAGCCGGTGCGGGCGATGCGCTATTGATTGGGCCTAAAGGGCATGTGGCGCTGTCGGGGCAGGTTATCTGTGCCTGGCGCCATATTCATCTGTCGCCGACAGAGGCCGCTCAGTTAGGGCTAAATCATGGACAGCGGGTGCAGGTTGTTAGTACCGGTGAGCGTGCGCTTACTTTCGACCAGGTCGTGGTCAGGGTTCATCCTGATTTCTCCCTGGAGTTTCATATCGATACCGAAGAAGCCAATGCCGCCGGTCTGCGTAACGGCGACCGGGTAGCGGTAGCCGGCTAA
- the cutD gene encoding choline trimethylamine-lyase activating enzyme: protein MAQRELTGRIFNIQKYSIYDGEGIRTLIFFKGCNLRCPWCANPEGLQAEHQVMFSHDRCIDCGECAKVCPAGIHLMMTGSDGAVRHRINRDKSCIGCRQCEQVCPQNAIDIVGRDYTVEQLMEVVMQDYDFYISSGGGVTLGGGEMSLQTDFAVALLDECQKMMINTAIETQGTTSLANYQKLAPVTDTFLFDLKEVDSTRHQKLLGIGNEGIRRNLEWLVDSGAHVVIRMPLIRGYNDSWEAITGAMEYIQKLAKRGNISRVDILPYHQLGRKKYDRLGMTYPINNDPSYQPEELQMLEQFFDGFSMNIRLVRH from the coding sequence ATGGCGCAGCGTGAATTAACCGGACGTATTTTTAATATTCAAAAATATTCTATTTATGATGGCGAAGGGATCCGCACACTTATTTTCTTTAAAGGCTGTAATTTACGTTGTCCGTGGTGTGCAAACCCGGAAGGGCTTCAGGCAGAACACCAGGTCATGTTTTCCCACGACCGCTGCATAGATTGCGGCGAGTGCGCCAAAGTTTGCCCGGCCGGTATTCATCTGATGATGACCGGCAGCGATGGGGCCGTGCGTCATCGTATTAACCGGGATAAGAGCTGTATCGGTTGCCGCCAGTGTGAACAGGTTTGTCCGCAGAACGCTATCGATATTGTGGGCCGGGACTATACCGTAGAACAGCTAATGGAAGTGGTTATGCAGGATTACGACTTCTATATCTCTTCTGGCGGTGGGGTGACGCTGGGCGGGGGTGAAATGAGCCTGCAAACCGATTTTGCCGTCGCGCTGCTCGATGAATGCCAGAAGATGATGATCAACACGGCGATTGAGACTCAGGGAACGACCTCACTTGCTAATTATCAGAAGCTGGCACCGGTAACCGATACATTCCTGTTTGATCTGAAAGAGGTCGACAGTACGCGGCATCAAAAATTATTAGGCATCGGTAATGAAGGTATTCGCCGTAATCTTGAATGGCTGGTGGACTCCGGGGCGCATGTGGTTATCCGGATGCCGTTAATTCGTGGATATAACGACTCCTGGGAGGCCATTACCGGCGCGATGGAATATATCCAGAAGCTGGCAAAGCGCGGGAATATTTCTCGGGTAGATATTCTGCCTTATCACCAATTGGGGCGTAAAAAATATGACCGGCTGGGGATGACTTATCCAATAAATAACGACCCTTCATATCAGCCCGAAGAATTACAGATGCTGGAGCAGTTCTTTGACGGATTCAGCATGAATATCCGTCTGGTCAGACACTAA